From a single Aquincola tertiaricarbonis genomic region:
- a CDS encoding HD-GYP domain-containing protein: MLKRITPAQLRIGMFIHELGGSWMSHPFWRSKFLLSDDKTLAKVLDSGIPDLVIDTSRGLDVPAEPIATPEVTAPAPLAEETPRPPPPASVLLPAAGPDYRQAASLCERSMAVVHELFHEARMGHAIDAEHCVPVVQEVIDSVAQNPTTLTSLARLKTANSYAYMHAVAVCALMASLSRTMGLTPEQTREAALAGLMLDIGKTRMPAELHDKPGRLSDAEQAQFQAHVRHGQQLLLEAGGFSPAVIDVALHHHERVDGAGYPDRLSGDGISLFSRMAAVCDVYDAVTSRRPYHAPWDPAEAMSHLAHTKGQFDPRVFQAFVKSVGVYPNGSLVRLRSERLAVVRSQGLASLLQPKVAVFYSVAERHALEPFELDLADPKADDKITGIESPEAWRFKDLDRLWLAPLK, encoded by the coding sequence GTGCTCAAACGTATCACTCCCGCACAGCTGCGCATCGGCATGTTCATCCACGAACTGGGCGGTTCGTGGATGTCGCATCCTTTCTGGCGCAGCAAGTTCCTGCTGAGCGACGACAAGACGCTGGCCAAGGTGCTGGACAGCGGCATCCCCGACCTGGTGATCGACACCTCGCGCGGGCTGGACGTGCCGGCCGAACCGATCGCCACGCCCGAGGTGACGGCGCCGGCGCCGCTGGCCGAAGAAACGCCGCGGCCGCCCCCACCCGCCAGCGTGCTGCTGCCCGCCGCCGGCCCCGACTACCGCCAGGCCGCCTCGCTGTGCGAACGCTCGATGGCCGTGGTGCACGAACTGTTCCACGAAGCCCGCATGGGCCATGCCATCGATGCCGAGCACTGCGTGCCGGTGGTGCAGGAAGTCATCGACTCGGTGGCGCAAAACCCCACCACGCTGACCAGCCTGGCCCGCCTGAAAACCGCCAACAGCTATGCCTACATGCATGCGGTGGCGGTGTGTGCGCTGATGGCCTCGCTCTCGCGCACCATGGGCCTGACGCCCGAGCAGACGCGCGAGGCCGCGCTGGCTGGCCTGATGCTGGACATCGGCAAGACCCGCATGCCGGCCGAGCTGCACGACAAGCCCGGACGCCTGAGCGATGCCGAGCAGGCCCAGTTCCAGGCCCATGTGCGCCACGGCCAGCAACTGCTGCTGGAAGCCGGCGGCTTCAGCCCCGCCGTCATCGACGTGGCGCTGCACCACCATGAGCGCGTGGACGGCGCCGGCTACCCCGACCGGCTGTCGGGTGACGGCATCAGCCTGTTCTCGCGCATGGCCGCGGTGTGCGACGTGTACGACGCGGTGACCTCGCGCCGGCCCTACCACGCGCCCTGGGACCCGGCCGAAGCGATGAGCCACCTGGCCCACACCAAGGGCCAGTTCGATCCGCGTGTGTTCCAGGCCTTCGTCAAGTCGGTGGGCGTTTACCCCAACGGCTCGCTGGTGCGGCTGCGCTCGGAGCGGCTGGCCGTGGTGCGCAGCCAGGGGCTGGCCTCGCTGCTGCAGCCCAAGGTGGCCGTCTTCTATTCAGTGGCCGAGCGCCACGCGCTCGAACCCTTCGAGCTGGACCTGGCCGACCCCAAGGCCGACGACAAGATCACCGGCATCGAATCGCCCGAGGCCTGGCGCTTCAAGGACCTGGACCGGCTGTGGCTGGCACCGCTCAAGTAG